In Perca fluviatilis chromosome 14, GENO_Pfluv_1.0, whole genome shotgun sequence, a genomic segment contains:
- the ino80b gene encoding INO80 complex subunit B: MGKRKDMIHPRFLCEGGSSLHSVHKRKHKKHKKHKRKHHSFAEAPEPEPVVVPRPPPQLRLKIKLGGQTLGTKSVPTFTVHPGVACPPSPLMIINNVDDDDEDDDEDDDEDDDDEPSVPLEQYRAWLDEDSNLATSPMPDIDSDSMLGVPVDEEERWLDALEKGELDDNGELKKEVDESLLTARQKALLHKQQSQPLLELPMGYKEKEMTAEMMQKREERARKRRLQAAKKAEENKNQTIERLTKTSKAKIKSMRERKSKQNQCPMVRYSDCAQGMAISFPTGVPAPAPTPPCPPPAAPVNCGASGCTNLKKYSCSKTGVPLCSLECYKRNLLLEL; encoded by the exons GTGAAGGCGGCTCAAGCCTGCACAGCGTTCACAAGcggaaacacaaaaaacacaagaagCACAAGAGGAAGCACCACAGCTTCGCTGAGGCCCCAGAGCCCGAGCCTGTGGTGGTTCCTCGGCCTCCTCCGCAGCTCCGACTCAAGATCAAACTGGGAGGACAGACGCTGGGGACCAAGAG CGTTCCCACCTTCACCGTGCATCCCGGTGTGGCTTGTCCTCCCTCCCCCTTGATGATTATTAATAATGTTGATGACGATGATGAGGACGATGATGAGGACGATGATGAGGACGACGACGATGAGCCCTCTGTGCCTTTGGAGCAGTATCGGGCCTGGCTGG ATGAAGACAGCAACCTGGCCACGTCCCCTATGCCAGACATAGACTCAGACTCCATGCTGGGTGTGCCTGTGgacgaggaggagaggtggTTGGACGCTCTGGAGAAGGGAGAGCTGGACGACAACGGAGAGCTGAAGAAGGAGGTTGATGAGTCTCTGCTCACCGCCAGACAG aAAGCCCTGCTACACAAGCAGCAGAGCCAGCCTCTCCTGGAGCTCCCCATGGGTTACAAGGAGAAAGAGATGACCGCAGAGATGATGCAGAAGCGGGAGGAACGAGCCCGAAAGAGACGCCTGCAGGCCGCAAAGAAGGCAGAAGAGAACAAGAACCAGACAATAGAGAGACTGACAAAAACCAGCAAGGCCAAGATCAAAAGCATGAGAGAGAGGAAGTCCAAGCAAAATCAGTGTCCTATGGTCCGGTACAGCGACTGCGCCCAGGGCATGGCCATCTCCTTCCCCACCGGGGTCCCCGCTCCGGCCCCAACACCCCCCTGTCCTCCACCAGCAGCCCCGGTGAACTGTGGGGCCAGCGGCTGCACCAACCTCAAGAAGTACTCCTGCTCAAAGACCGGCGTTCCTCTCTGCAGCCTCGAGTGTTACAAGAGGAACTTGCTGCTTGAACTTTAA